A part of Lutra lutra chromosome 2, mLutLut1.2, whole genome shotgun sequence genomic DNA contains:
- the LOC125094190 gene encoding transmembrane protease serine 11B-like: MKKRYGISSQRRSWSAWMVIFIFLGVTAILGITIGLLVHFLAVGKIFYYQGDFHISGVTYNDSCENGASQSSTDLSKNIETKMLEAFQNSSIYKEYINSQVIKILPDSNGSSVQFQLTFKFPPAKRDSMKTEVEAIFHQILKDNMALWNAVPTSMRLIEISKANVEILTNNCCGISSNSIIPGNRIVNGKNTLVGAWPWQASMQWKGQHYCGASLISSRWLLSAAHCFAKKNNSDDWTVNFGTVVNKPYMTQKVQNIILHENYSSPGVYNDIALVQLAEEVSFTKYVHRICLPEAKMKLSENATVVVTGWGTLYMNGPLPVILQQASVKIIDNEVCNAPHALSGTVTDKMLCAGFMSGKADACQNDSGGPLAYPDSRNTWHLVGIVSWGDGCAKKNKPGVYTRVTAYRDWITSKTGL, from the exons ATGAAGAAGAG gtATGGCATATCCTCCCAGAGAAGATCTTGGTCAGCATGGATGGTGatctttattttccttggagTGACAGCAATCTTGGGAATAACTATTGGtcttcttgttcattttctgGCAGTTG GAAAGATTTTCTATTACCAAGGTGATTTTCATATTTCTGGAGTTACATACAATGATAGTTGTGAAAACGGAGCTTCACAATCCAGCACAGATCTGAGCAAAAATATAGAGACTAAA ATGTTGGAGGCTTTTCAAAATTCgagtatatataaagaatatatcaaCTCTCAGGTCATCAAAATTCT TCCTGATTCCAATGGCTCAAGTGTACAGTTCCAGCTGACATTCAAATTTCCTCCAGCAAAGAGGGATAGCATGAAGACTGAAGTTGAAGCTATCTTTCATCAGATATTGAAAGACAACATGGCATTATGGAATGCAGTCCCTACTTCCATGAGACTCATAG aaatcaGCAAGGCTAATGTTGAAATACTTACCAACAACT GTTGTGGAATATCATCCAACAGTATCATACCAGGCAACCGAATTGTGAATGGGAAAAACACCCTGGTGGGGGCATGGCCATGGCAAGCCAGCATGCAATGGAAAGGTCAACATTATTGTGGGGCATCTCTGATCAGCAGCCGGTGGCTATTATCTGCAGCTCACTGCTTTGCTAA gaaaaataattcagatGATTGGACCGTCAACTTTGGAACAGTAGTAAATAAACCATATATGACACAGAAAGTCCAAAACATTATTCTTCATGAAAATTATAGCAGCCCTGGGGTTTATAATGATATTGCCCTTGTGCAGCTTGCTGAAGAAGTCTCTTTTACAAAGTATGTTCATAGGATTTGTCTTCCTGAAGCCAAAATGAAGCTCTCAGAAAATGCCACTGTTGTAGTTACAGGATGGGGAACACTTTATATGAATG GTCCCCTTCCAGTAATACTTCAGCAAGCCTCTGTGAAGATTATTGACAATGAAGTCTGTAACGCTCCGCATGCATTATCGGGCACAGTGACTGATAAAATGCTATGTGCTGGATTTATGTCAGGAAAAGCTGACGCTTGTCAG AATGATTCTGGTGGACCACTAGCTTACCCGGACTCTAGAAATACCTGGCACCTTGTTGGAATAGTAAGCTGGGGTGATGGATGCGCTAAAAAGAATAAGCCAGGTGTTTACACACGAGTGACTGCTTATCGTGATTGGATTACTTCCAAGACTGGACTCTGA